From the Neoarius graeffei isolate fNeoGra1 chromosome 1, fNeoGra1.pri, whole genome shotgun sequence genome, one window contains:
- the LOC132894981 gene encoding uncharacterized protein LOC132894981 isoform X4 has translation MAFQIPISFPIPELEPRKTNPLIQCIVDNKSNKLKKLVRGININGLYSSAIWNDDVTLLTAAVVCGNEEICNFLLGENADPNILSTNGLTSLHYAANTAGVPLNIVRKLIAAKANPNGHRQQIMTPLQCAARKNRVDIFKTLIEAGADPEINYRIIPDLDKKVETLMNKLPAGNEAVEKCRMFFNFTTMVLKKTQPEVFNFCREHFLEEHPFTLLALFERYFNVMGRSAEQYQQSSIKWLKDSKKTDTYIQGFIKRFPRIPHEYRMMALNSLNAVICMMREISPQIFNELVPILIQGLLLTNTVQGNVFNPQILSILCVTMDKFSKRKPTADGINPVVLEEFCNALMPLTEPNCSTNVIVLVYRLFAALYEFVPEHIHSRGLTSVPERVLFAVDIRTNNVVKDELRKLDTNLRFPQSSSLGNVADSTSSKKKKKKKKRKGMQQETSSKEDAVQKSKLDSGTEKTSVEESNSTVHPFAAHTEDSSVPRKWHSISQRWKPKLEKLASMEASKVYRLRNLTIGDIPEFEIAKGSDGTQVFLGLRDDGTEVAVKRMLKSNYQDLKNEEEFLRLPELDNPWIVRYVDFAEDDKFGYLVLQLCEYTLEEYILNRLPEDRSLQLQVLKKIVKGVLRSLQVLHSQDTIVLHRDMKPQNVLIDITGKARLADFGISRKLKLGETTCRTNPAGTKCWKASETLDEDSNHGYKRSSDIQVAGMLVYYILSIGHHPFGKSVWCEVNILRGKYSLEHLEDEIAKDLVEWMISHDPKDRPKVEETLCHPFFWTDGRKMHKNKI, from the exons ATGGCATTCCAAATACCTATATCATTTCCCATTCCTGAATTGGAGCCAAGGAAAACAAATCCGTTAATACAATGCATTGTTGACAACAAATCAAACAAACTGAAGAAACTAGTTAGAGGAATCAATATTAATGGACTGTATTCTTCTGCAATCTGGAATGATGACGTTACCCTGCTGACAGCAGCAGTTGTGTGTGGGAATGAAGAGATTTGTAACTTTCTACTTGGAGAAAATGCAGATCCCAACATACTGTCCACAAACGGCCTAACATCTCTCCACTACGCTGCAAATACAGCAGGAGTTCCACTGAATATTGTGAGAAAATTAATAGCTGCAAAAGCTAATCCAAATGGTCATCGTCAGCAAATAATGACACCATTACAGTGTGCTGCCAGGAAAAACAGAGTGGACATATTCAAAACACTTATAGAAGCTGGTGCTGACCCTGAAATAAATTATAGGATAATTCCTGATCTTGATAAAAAAGTAGAGACTCTTATGAATAAATTACCTGCAGGAAATGAAGCTGTAGAGAAATGCAGAATGTTTTTCAATTTTACTACTATGGTTCTCAAAAAAACTCAGCCAGAGGTTTTTAACTTCTGTAGGGAACATTTTCTTGAGGAACATCCTTTTACCCTTCTTGCACTTTTTGAAAGATACTTTAATGTTATGGGCAGATCagcagaacaatatcaacaaagtaGCATAAAGTGGTTGAAAGACTCCAAGAAAACGGACACCTACATCCAGGGATTTATCAAACGCTTTCCCAGAATTCCTCATGAATATAGGATGATGGCACTGAACAGCCTAAATGCTGTAATTTGCATGATGAGAGAAATATCCCCTCAGATATTTAATGAGCTCGTACCCATTCTGATCCAAGGTTTACTGCTCACTAATACAGTGCAGGGAAATGTGTTCAATCCCCAAATACTCAGTATTCTTTGTGTGACTATGGACAAGTTCTCTAAGCGAAAACCTACAGCTGATGGTATTAACCCTGTTGTTCTTGAAGAGTTTTGCAATGCACTTATGCCTCTCACTGAGCCTAACTGCTCAACTAATGTCATCGTTCTTGTTTACCGTTTGTTTGCTGCCCTGTATGAATTTGTCCCAGAGCACATTCATTCTCGTGGATTAACCTCAGTGCCTGAGAGGGTTCTTTTTGCTGTAGACATCAGAACAAATAATGTCGTTAAAGATGAACTGCGAAAACTGGACACAAATCTCAGATTTCCCCAAAGTTCAAGCTTAGGTAATGTAGCAGACAGCACATCatcaaagaagaaaaagaagaaaaaaaagaggaaagGCATGCAGCAAGAGACAAGCTCAAAAGAAGATGCTGTACAAAAATCAAAACTTGATTCAGGTACTGAAAAGACTTCAGTTGAGGAGTCAAACTCCACCGTGCATCCATTTGCAGCACATACTGAGGATTCATCAGTGCCAAGAAAATGGCATTCAATCAGCCAACGCTGGAAGCCCAAGCTAGAGAAACTTGCTAGCATGGAAGCAAGTAAGGTTTATCGCCTGAGGAATCTCACAATTGGTGATATCCCTGAATTTGAGATAGCTAAAGGAAGTGATGGAACACAGGTTTTTCTTGGACTGAGAGATGACGGCACTGAGGTAGCTGTCAAACGAATGTTAAAGTCCAATTATCAAGACCTCAAAAATGAAGAGGAATTTCTACGGCTTCCTGAGCTCGACAATCCTTGGATTGTGCGATATGTGGACTTTGCAGAAGATGACAAATTTGGGTATCTTGTCCTTCAACTTTGTGAATACACACTGGAGGAGTACATCCTAAACCGTTTGCCAGAAGACCGTTCTCTGCAGCTACAGGTCCTGAAGAAAATTGTAAAAGGAGTACTCCGTAGCCTACAAGTTCTTCATAGCCAAGATACCATTGTGCTTCATCGAGACATGAAACCTCAAAATGTTCTGATTG aTATAACTGGAAAGGCGAGATTGGCTGATTTTGGCATAAGTCGAAAACTGAAGTTGGGGGAGACGACTTGCCGCACTAATCCTGCTGGGACAAAGTGCTGGAAAGCCAGCGAAACACTTGATGAGGACAGTAACCATGGCTACAAGAGGAGTTCTGACATTCAG GTTGCAGGAATGTTGGTGTATTACATCCTCTCCATTGGACATCATCCGTTTGGCAAAAGTGTCTGGTGTGAGGTGAATATTCTTCGTGGGAAGTACTCTCTGGAACACCTGGAGGATGAAATAGCAAAGGACTTGGTGGAGTGGATGATCAGTCATGATCCAAAGGACAGACCTAAAGTAGAGGAGACTCTTTGCCACCCGTTCTTTTGGACAGATGGACG GAAGATGCACAAAAACAAGATTTGA
- the LOC132894981 gene encoding uncharacterized protein LOC132894981 isoform X3, translating into MAFQIPISFPIPELEPRKTNPLIQCIVDNKSNKLKKLVRGININGLYSSAIWNDDVTLLTAAVVCGNEEICNFLLGENADPNILSTNGLTSLHYAANTAGVPLNIVRKLIAAKANPNGHRQQIMTPLQCAARKNRVDIFKTLIEAGADPEINYRIIPDLDKKVETLMNKLPAGNEAVEKCRMFFNFTTMVLKKTQPEVFNFCREHFLEEHPFTLLALFERYFNVMGRSAEQYQQSSIKWLKDSKKTDTYIQGFIKRFPRIPHEYRMMALNSLNAVICMMREISPQIFNELVPILIQGLLLTNTVQGNVFNPQILSILCVTMDKFSKRKPTADGINPVVLEEFCNALMPLTEPNCSTNVIVLVYRLFAALYEFVPEHIHSRGLTSVPERVLFAVDIRTNNVVKDELRKLDTNLRFPQSSSLGNVADSTSSKKKKKKKKRKGMQQETSSKEDAVQKSKLDSGTEKTSVEESNSTVHPFAAHTEDSSVPRKWHSISQRWKPKLEKLASMEASKVYRLRNLTIGDIPEFEIAKGSDGTQVFLGLRDDGTEVAVKRMLKSNYQDLKNEEEFLRLPELDNPWIVRYVDFAEDDKFGYLVLQLCEYTLEEYILNRLPEDRSLQLQVLKKIVKGVLRSLQVLHSQDTIVLHRDMKPQNVLIDITGKARLADFGISRKLKLGETTCRTNPAGTKCWKASETLDEDSNHGYKRSSDIQVAGMLVYYILSIGHHPFGKSVWCEVNILRGKYSLEHLEDEIAKDLVEWMISHDPKDRPKVEETLCHPFFWTDGRSACLFACEAEICEVTVA; encoded by the exons ATGGCATTCCAAATACCTATATCATTTCCCATTCCTGAATTGGAGCCAAGGAAAACAAATCCGTTAATACAATGCATTGTTGACAACAAATCAAACAAACTGAAGAAACTAGTTAGAGGAATCAATATTAATGGACTGTATTCTTCTGCAATCTGGAATGATGACGTTACCCTGCTGACAGCAGCAGTTGTGTGTGGGAATGAAGAGATTTGTAACTTTCTACTTGGAGAAAATGCAGATCCCAACATACTGTCCACAAACGGCCTAACATCTCTCCACTACGCTGCAAATACAGCAGGAGTTCCACTGAATATTGTGAGAAAATTAATAGCTGCAAAAGCTAATCCAAATGGTCATCGTCAGCAAATAATGACACCATTACAGTGTGCTGCCAGGAAAAACAGAGTGGACATATTCAAAACACTTATAGAAGCTGGTGCTGACCCTGAAATAAATTATAGGATAATTCCTGATCTTGATAAAAAAGTAGAGACTCTTATGAATAAATTACCTGCAGGAAATGAAGCTGTAGAGAAATGCAGAATGTTTTTCAATTTTACTACTATGGTTCTCAAAAAAACTCAGCCAGAGGTTTTTAACTTCTGTAGGGAACATTTTCTTGAGGAACATCCTTTTACCCTTCTTGCACTTTTTGAAAGATACTTTAATGTTATGGGCAGATCagcagaacaatatcaacaaagtaGCATAAAGTGGTTGAAAGACTCCAAGAAAACGGACACCTACATCCAGGGATTTATCAAACGCTTTCCCAGAATTCCTCATGAATATAGGATGATGGCACTGAACAGCCTAAATGCTGTAATTTGCATGATGAGAGAAATATCCCCTCAGATATTTAATGAGCTCGTACCCATTCTGATCCAAGGTTTACTGCTCACTAATACAGTGCAGGGAAATGTGTTCAATCCCCAAATACTCAGTATTCTTTGTGTGACTATGGACAAGTTCTCTAAGCGAAAACCTACAGCTGATGGTATTAACCCTGTTGTTCTTGAAGAGTTTTGCAATGCACTTATGCCTCTCACTGAGCCTAACTGCTCAACTAATGTCATCGTTCTTGTTTACCGTTTGTTTGCTGCCCTGTATGAATTTGTCCCAGAGCACATTCATTCTCGTGGATTAACCTCAGTGCCTGAGAGGGTTCTTTTTGCTGTAGACATCAGAACAAATAATGTCGTTAAAGATGAACTGCGAAAACTGGACACAAATCTCAGATTTCCCCAAAGTTCAAGCTTAGGTAATGTAGCAGACAGCACATCatcaaagaagaaaaagaagaaaaaaaagaggaaagGCATGCAGCAAGAGACAAGCTCAAAAGAAGATGCTGTACAAAAATCAAAACTTGATTCAGGTACTGAAAAGACTTCAGTTGAGGAGTCAAACTCCACCGTGCATCCATTTGCAGCACATACTGAGGATTCATCAGTGCCAAGAAAATGGCATTCAATCAGCCAACGCTGGAAGCCCAAGCTAGAGAAACTTGCTAGCATGGAAGCAAGTAAGGTTTATCGCCTGAGGAATCTCACAATTGGTGATATCCCTGAATTTGAGATAGCTAAAGGAAGTGATGGAACACAGGTTTTTCTTGGACTGAGAGATGACGGCACTGAGGTAGCTGTCAAACGAATGTTAAAGTCCAATTATCAAGACCTCAAAAATGAAGAGGAATTTCTACGGCTTCCTGAGCTCGACAATCCTTGGATTGTGCGATATGTGGACTTTGCAGAAGATGACAAATTTGGGTATCTTGTCCTTCAACTTTGTGAATACACACTGGAGGAGTACATCCTAAACCGTTTGCCAGAAGACCGTTCTCTGCAGCTACAGGTCCTGAAGAAAATTGTAAAAGGAGTACTCCGTAGCCTACAAGTTCTTCATAGCCAAGATACCATTGTGCTTCATCGAGACATGAAACCTCAAAATGTTCTGATTG aTATAACTGGAAAGGCGAGATTGGCTGATTTTGGCATAAGTCGAAAACTGAAGTTGGGGGAGACGACTTGCCGCACTAATCCTGCTGGGACAAAGTGCTGGAAAGCCAGCGAAACACTTGATGAGGACAGTAACCATGGCTACAAGAGGAGTTCTGACATTCAG GTTGCAGGAATGTTGGTGTATTACATCCTCTCCATTGGACATCATCCGTTTGGCAAAAGTGTCTGGTGTGAGGTGAATATTCTTCGTGGGAAGTACTCTCTGGAACACCTGGAGGATGAAATAGCAAAGGACTTGGTGGAGTGGATGATCAGTCATGATCCAAAGGACAGACCTAAAGTAGAGGAGACTCTTTGCCACCCGTTCTTTTGGACAGATGGACG gtctgcctgcctgtttgcctgtgaggcagagatttgtgaggtgactgttgcctag
- the LOC132894981 gene encoding uncharacterized protein LOC132894981 isoform X2 has protein sequence MAFQIPISFPIPELEPRKTNPLIQCIVDNKSNKLKKLVRGININGLYSSAIWNDDVTLLTAAVVCGNEEICNFLLGENADPNILSTNGLTSLHYAANTAGVPLNIVRKLIAAKANPNGHRQQIMTPLQCAARKNRVDIFKTLIEAGADPEINYRIIPDLDKKVETLMNKLPAGNEAVEKCRMFFNFTTMVLKKTQPEVFNFCREHFLEEHPFTLLALFERYFNVMGRSAEQYQQSSIKWLKDSKKTDTYIQGFIKRFPRIPHEYRMMALNSLNAVICMMREISPQIFNELVPILIQGLLLTNTVQGNVFNPQILSILCVTMDKFSKRKPTADGINPVVLEEFCNALMPLTEPNCSTNVIVLVYRLFAALYEFVPEHIHSRGLTSVPERVLFAVDIRTNNVVKDELRKLDTNLRFPQSSSLGNVADSTSSKKKKKKKKRKGMQQETSSKEDAVQKSKLDSGTEKTSVEESNSTVHPFAAHTEDSSVPRKWHSISQRWKPKLEKLASMEASKVYRLRNLTIGDIPEFEIAKGSDGTQVFLGLRDDGTEVAVKRMLKSNYQDLKNEEEFLRLPELDNPWIVRYVDFAEDDKFGYLVLQLCEYTLEEYILNRLPEDRSLQLQVLKKIVKGVLRSLQVLHSQDTIVLHRDMKPQNVLIDITGKARLADFGISRKLKLGETTCRTNPAGTKCWKASETLDEDSNHGYKRSSDIQVAGMLVYYILSIGHHPFGKSVWCEVNILRGKYSLEHLEDEIAKDLVEWMISHDPKDRPKVEETLCHPFFWTDGRPRTTLSPKKISRTTCQHPPPRPTQHTHTHTHTHTHTHTHTDHTEMCTIRCF, from the exons ATGGCATTCCAAATACCTATATCATTTCCCATTCCTGAATTGGAGCCAAGGAAAACAAATCCGTTAATACAATGCATTGTTGACAACAAATCAAACAAACTGAAGAAACTAGTTAGAGGAATCAATATTAATGGACTGTATTCTTCTGCAATCTGGAATGATGACGTTACCCTGCTGACAGCAGCAGTTGTGTGTGGGAATGAAGAGATTTGTAACTTTCTACTTGGAGAAAATGCAGATCCCAACATACTGTCCACAAACGGCCTAACATCTCTCCACTACGCTGCAAATACAGCAGGAGTTCCACTGAATATTGTGAGAAAATTAATAGCTGCAAAAGCTAATCCAAATGGTCATCGTCAGCAAATAATGACACCATTACAGTGTGCTGCCAGGAAAAACAGAGTGGACATATTCAAAACACTTATAGAAGCTGGTGCTGACCCTGAAATAAATTATAGGATAATTCCTGATCTTGATAAAAAAGTAGAGACTCTTATGAATAAATTACCTGCAGGAAATGAAGCTGTAGAGAAATGCAGAATGTTTTTCAATTTTACTACTATGGTTCTCAAAAAAACTCAGCCAGAGGTTTTTAACTTCTGTAGGGAACATTTTCTTGAGGAACATCCTTTTACCCTTCTTGCACTTTTTGAAAGATACTTTAATGTTATGGGCAGATCagcagaacaatatcaacaaagtaGCATAAAGTGGTTGAAAGACTCCAAGAAAACGGACACCTACATCCAGGGATTTATCAAACGCTTTCCCAGAATTCCTCATGAATATAGGATGATGGCACTGAACAGCCTAAATGCTGTAATTTGCATGATGAGAGAAATATCCCCTCAGATATTTAATGAGCTCGTACCCATTCTGATCCAAGGTTTACTGCTCACTAATACAGTGCAGGGAAATGTGTTCAATCCCCAAATACTCAGTATTCTTTGTGTGACTATGGACAAGTTCTCTAAGCGAAAACCTACAGCTGATGGTATTAACCCTGTTGTTCTTGAAGAGTTTTGCAATGCACTTATGCCTCTCACTGAGCCTAACTGCTCAACTAATGTCATCGTTCTTGTTTACCGTTTGTTTGCTGCCCTGTATGAATTTGTCCCAGAGCACATTCATTCTCGTGGATTAACCTCAGTGCCTGAGAGGGTTCTTTTTGCTGTAGACATCAGAACAAATAATGTCGTTAAAGATGAACTGCGAAAACTGGACACAAATCTCAGATTTCCCCAAAGTTCAAGCTTAGGTAATGTAGCAGACAGCACATCatcaaagaagaaaaagaagaaaaaaaagaggaaagGCATGCAGCAAGAGACAAGCTCAAAAGAAGATGCTGTACAAAAATCAAAACTTGATTCAGGTACTGAAAAGACTTCAGTTGAGGAGTCAAACTCCACCGTGCATCCATTTGCAGCACATACTGAGGATTCATCAGTGCCAAGAAAATGGCATTCAATCAGCCAACGCTGGAAGCCCAAGCTAGAGAAACTTGCTAGCATGGAAGCAAGTAAGGTTTATCGCCTGAGGAATCTCACAATTGGTGATATCCCTGAATTTGAGATAGCTAAAGGAAGTGATGGAACACAGGTTTTTCTTGGACTGAGAGATGACGGCACTGAGGTAGCTGTCAAACGAATGTTAAAGTCCAATTATCAAGACCTCAAAAATGAAGAGGAATTTCTACGGCTTCCTGAGCTCGACAATCCTTGGATTGTGCGATATGTGGACTTTGCAGAAGATGACAAATTTGGGTATCTTGTCCTTCAACTTTGTGAATACACACTGGAGGAGTACATCCTAAACCGTTTGCCAGAAGACCGTTCTCTGCAGCTACAGGTCCTGAAGAAAATTGTAAAAGGAGTACTCCGTAGCCTACAAGTTCTTCATAGCCAAGATACCATTGTGCTTCATCGAGACATGAAACCTCAAAATGTTCTGATTG aTATAACTGGAAAGGCGAGATTGGCTGATTTTGGCATAAGTCGAAAACTGAAGTTGGGGGAGACGACTTGCCGCACTAATCCTGCTGGGACAAAGTGCTGGAAAGCCAGCGAAACACTTGATGAGGACAGTAACCATGGCTACAAGAGGAGTTCTGACATTCAG GTTGCAGGAATGTTGGTGTATTACATCCTCTCCATTGGACATCATCCGTTTGGCAAAAGTGTCTGGTGTGAGGTGAATATTCTTCGTGGGAAGTACTCTCTGGAACACCTGGAGGATGAAATAGCAAAGGACTTGGTGGAGTGGATGATCAGTCATGATCCAAAGGACAGACCTAAAGTAGAGGAGACTCTTTGCCACCCGTTCTTTTGGACAGATGGACG accaaggaccactttgtccccaaaaaaaatttcaagGACCACCTGTCAACACCCGCCCCCCCgccccacacaacacacacacacacacacacacacacacacacacacacacacacacacagaccatacagagatgtgtactattaggtgtttttaa